The Vibrio sp. STUT-A11 region GTAAAAACCCTCTTTTCCTCATTGGACGAAATAAAAGATAGTTGGGCTAATCCGTTAAAGAGAGAACAGGTCATTCTCGAACTACAAGAACGAGGGATCCAGTTTGATGATTTGGTTGCAGAGTCAGGCAAAACCGATGCAGATCCATTGGATTTACTTTGCCATATAGCATTTAACGTACCGCTGCGAACCAGAAAAGAGCGTGCTAACTACTTGAAGAAAAACAAACCTGATTTTTTTGAACAGTACGGTCCAGAGGCCCGCGCTATATTAACGTCTTTATTGGACAAATACACCGACCACGGCCCTAAGCAATTCAGTATTCCTGATTCGCTACAGGTACCACCCATTTCTGAATATGGCAATGTGATGGAAATAGCCCGCCTTTTTGGCGGTGCGTTGCAAATGAAAACAGCCGTGGACCAATTACAAACGCTGCTCTATAGCCAGCAATAACAGAAGTAACGATACGATTTATGGCACGAACAAAGAAAGCAGATCAGCCGATGACCACCGCCCAGCAACTAGGCGCGATTGTTAAATCATCTCGGCAAATCATGCGTAAAGATAAAGGCTTAAATGGCGATCTCGATCGCCTGCCAATGCTCACTTGGATCATGTTTTTGAAGTTTCTCGACGACTTAGAACAAATGCGAGAAACCGAAGCCGTGCTAGAAGGAAAAAGCTTTCAGCCAGCCATCGAAGCGCCGTACCGCTGGCGAGACTGGGCAGCAATTGAAGGTGGTATCACCGGCGATGAGCTGATTGCCTTTATTAACAATGATGAAGCAATGCGACCTGATGGCACGCGTGGCATCGGTTTGTTTGCTTACTTGCGTAGCCTGCAAGGTGATAACGGTGGTGATCGTCGAGATGTGATTGCGACCGTGTTTAAAGGCATGCAAAACCGAATGATCAACGGATATTTGTTACGTGATGTTGTCGACAAAATAAACGGCATCCATTTCAACTCATCTGAAGAGATGCATACCTTAAGCCGCTTATACGAAACCATGCTGCGTGAAATGCGTGATGCCGCTGGTGACTCCGGCGAATTTTATACTCCGCGTCCAGTGGTTCGCTTTATGGTTGAGGTGATGGATCCGCAGTTGGGTGAGTCTGTATTGGACCCAGCCTGTGGCACGGGTGGTTTTTTGGTTGAAGCGTTCGAACACCTAGAGCGCCAGTGTAAAACAGTCGAAGATCGCAAAGTATTGCAAGAAAGCAGTATCTTTGGCGGCGAAGCCAAATCTTTGCCTTACTTGTTGGTACAAATGAACCTGTTACTGCATGGTTTGGAGTACCCAAGAATTGACCCTGAAAATAGCCTCCGTTTTCCACTACGAGAGATGGGTGACAAAGATCGTGTGGATGTGATCTTAACCAATCCACCTTTTGGTGGTGAGGAAGAAAAAGGCATTCTTGGTAACTTCCCAGAAGACATGCAAACCGCCGAAACCGCAATGCTGTTCCTTCAGTTGATCATGCGTAAACTCAAGCGTCCTGGTCATGGTTCAGACAATGGCGGCCGTGCCGCGGTTGTCGTCCCAAATGGCACGTTATTCAGTGATGGTATCAGCGCACGCATTAAAGAAGATCTGTTAAAAAACTTTAATCTGCATACCATTGTTCGTTTGCCGGAAGGGGTATTCGCGCCTTACACCGATATTGCAGGCAACTTACTCTTCTTCGATCGTTCTGGCCCAACAGACGATATTTGGTATTACCAAATCACTGTTCCTGAAGGTCGTAAAAAATATACTAAGACTAAACCAATGGAAAGCCATGAGTTTGATGAATGCTGTAACTGGTGGAGTAATAGGATTGTTAATCAGAATGCATGGAAAGAAAGTGCCTCAGAGATTATTAAATACTCCGAAAGTGGACAACTGATTGACGTAAATTTAGATAGAAAAAATCCTAATAGTCTCGAAGTGCTTGAACACGAAGAGCCTATGGATTTGATAGAGAAAATAACCACTAAAGAAGAGTCTCTTTTAGCGATCTTAAAACAGATTAAAGCTGAAATCCGTACTCAAGGTATCTCTAAATGAAAGAGTATACTTTAAGGGATGTTCTTATCCGCCAAAAAGAGGCCATCACCGTTGAGGATGATGCTGAGTATAAGCGCATTACCATTAAAATGAATGGTAATGGCGTGCTCCTTAGAGATGAAGTCATTGGTGACGCTATAGGAACTAAGCGCCAGTTTCTGGTGAGTTCTGATCAGTTTGTGCTTTCAAAAATTGACGCAAGGAATGGTGCTTTCGGAATAGTGCCTAAAAGCTGTGATGGAGCAATTATTACAGGAAACTTTTGGGCATTTGACGTCAACTCCGAACTTGCAGATGTTAAATACCTCGATTTCATGTCTAAAACACCAGAGTTCAAAGACTTTTGTATCGTTGCAAGCGAAGGTACTACTAATCGAAAGTACCTTGACGAAAATAAGTTTCTTGATAAACGGATTTTGCTACCTGAGCTCGCAGAGCAGAAAAAAGTGGTTGCTAAGATCTTAAAGTTTAAGAATAAGATAGAGCTAGCGCGGAAAATCCGAAACGAGATTTTAAGTGATCTCTACGTGCTGTTAAACAGCACATTTCACAAATTAATTGAAGGCGCTGTCTACAAGCCGATGTCGAAAGTGGCACCTCTTGAGCGCCGTAAAGTTGAGATCGATGTGAACGCGGAG contains the following coding sequences:
- a CDS encoding N-6 DNA methylase; this encodes MARTKKADQPMTTAQQLGAIVKSSRQIMRKDKGLNGDLDRLPMLTWIMFLKFLDDLEQMRETEAVLEGKSFQPAIEAPYRWRDWAAIEGGITGDELIAFINNDEAMRPDGTRGIGLFAYLRSLQGDNGGDRRDVIATVFKGMQNRMINGYLLRDVVDKINGIHFNSSEEMHTLSRLYETMLREMRDAAGDSGEFYTPRPVVRFMVEVMDPQLGESVLDPACGTGGFLVEAFEHLERQCKTVEDRKVLQESSIFGGEAKSLPYLLVQMNLLLHGLEYPRIDPENSLRFPLREMGDKDRVDVILTNPPFGGEEEKGILGNFPEDMQTAETAMLFLQLIMRKLKRPGHGSDNGGRAAVVVPNGTLFSDGISARIKEDLLKNFNLHTIVRLPEGVFAPYTDIAGNLLFFDRSGPTDDIWYYQITVPEGRKKYTKTKPMESHEFDECCNWWSNRIVNQNAWKESASEIIKYSESGQLIDVNLDRKNPNSLEVLEHEEPMDLIEKITTKEESLLAILKQIKAEIRTQGISK
- a CDS encoding restriction endonuclease subunit S gives rise to the protein MKEYTLRDVLIRQKEAITVEDDAEYKRITIKMNGNGVLLRDEVIGDAIGTKRQFLVSSDQFVLSKIDARNGAFGIVPKSCDGAIITGNFWAFDVNSELADVKYLDFMSKTPEFKDFCIVASEGTTNRKYLDENKFLDKRILLPELAEQKKVVAKILKFKNKIELARKIRNEILSDLYVLLNSTFHKLIEGAVYKPMSKVAPLERRKVEIDVNAEYPELGVRCFGNGTFHKPILNGMDVGTKKLYQMVPGDLVFSNVFAWEGAIAVVKKEDEGRVGSHRFITCLPKSGVVTADFLCFYFLTTEGLEKIQAASPGGAGRNRTLGLKKLENIEVPVPDYDKQLWFNQLQSYVEKIKQAQSENATELEALMPSILDKAFKGELV